A part of Paenibacillus sp. sptzw28 genomic DNA contains:
- a CDS encoding spermidine synthase, giving the protein MTYKKAQVISRKSNNTPLTKPRALSLRDYISKDDEPDGKYKILLRMKTPYQRIAVVELKNGKVLVYGDGYVMFGTTGDDNIWAESLVHIPMAAAKKQQNVLMIGGGGGITTREVLRYRGVNTVTVVDIDSKMLDLGRNLKQLVKFNKGSLSNAKVKTVIRDGRAFVEKSQMKWDVIIIDVPEPSHDSPGLSRLYSREFFTLLKNRLTTGGVISIACSMISEMPEFCWSVIATIKAAGLYVLPYHYDARKKYGEDWCFCAASNKPLASSDLNIKISTRYLTSSKLKSMFQFSSKYRRKWSRRKIQTDNNKVLADIHERY; this is encoded by the coding sequence GTGACTTATAAAAAGGCACAGGTTATCTCGAGAAAAAGTAATAATACGCCCCTTACCAAGCCAAGAGCTTTGTCCTTACGGGACTATATATCCAAGGATGATGAGCCTGATGGAAAATACAAAATTTTGCTCCGAATGAAGACGCCTTATCAGCGAATCGCGGTGGTCGAGCTTAAAAATGGAAAAGTGCTGGTTTACGGCGACGGTTACGTGATGTTTGGCACGACAGGGGATGATAATATATGGGCTGAATCGTTGGTTCATATACCGATGGCCGCTGCCAAGAAGCAGCAGAACGTACTGATGATCGGTGGCGGAGGAGGAATCACAACACGGGAAGTTCTTCGTTATCGCGGGGTGAATACAGTAACGGTTGTTGATATAGACTCCAAAATGTTGGATTTGGGCAGGAATTTGAAGCAGTTGGTCAAGTTCAATAAGGGGTCGCTGAGCAATGCCAAGGTGAAAACAGTCATTCGGGACGGCAGGGCATTCGTGGAGAAGAGCCAGATGAAGTGGGATGTCATTATCATTGATGTACCTGAACCCAGTCATGATTCTCCAGGGCTTAGCCGACTCTACAGCCGGGAGTTTTTCACACTTCTCAAGAACCGCCTAACGACAGGAGGAGTCATTTCCATTGCCTGCTCCATGATTTCTGAAATGCCTGAATTCTGCTGGAGTGTTATAGCAACGATCAAGGCAGCCGGCTTATATGTATTGCCTTATCATTATGATGCCAGGAAGAAATATGGTGAGGACTGGTGTTTTTGTGCAGCGTCGAACAAACCGCTCGCGTCAAGCGATTTGAACATTAAAATCTCGACCCGCTACTTGACCTCATCAAAATTGAAAAGTATGTTTCAATTCTCCAGTAAGTACCGGCGAAAATGGAGCCGCAGAAAAATCCAGACAGATAACAACAAAGTTTTGGCCGACATTCATGAAAGGTATTAA
- a CDS encoding CGNR zinc finger domain-containing protein produces the protein MDSALYLLGGSIWVNLVNTRFMQNKQPQDVLTDRTKALLWLEANHLLKANESGLDPDTLDRVCTELASLRELCMVILSALEQHGRPTGEIILSLQERAARLSLTAVIDAGKERLSLTYEGKNTVDYVLNRIIRSIFDTLDTYSPERIRQCEHEECILYFVDTSKSGKRRWCSMETCGNRYKAAEFYAKKRKGSMESGPADPN, from the coding sequence ATGGATAGTGCTTTGTATCTGCTGGGCGGAAGTATATGGGTCAACTTGGTCAATACCCGGTTCATGCAGAATAAGCAGCCTCAGGATGTATTAACGGATCGGACGAAAGCACTGCTTTGGCTGGAGGCGAATCATCTGCTGAAAGCCAACGAGTCCGGGCTGGACCCGGATACTCTCGATCGGGTCTGTACCGAGCTAGCCTCCCTGCGTGAGCTGTGCATGGTTATCCTCTCAGCTCTGGAGCAGCACGGCAGGCCTACCGGGGAGATTATTCTGTCCCTGCAAGAACGGGCCGCACGATTATCCTTAACTGCTGTCATTGATGCCGGGAAAGAGAGGCTCTCACTTACGTATGAAGGAAAGAACACCGTGGATTACGTATTAAACCGGATTATACGGTCTATTTTTGACACATTGGATACCTATTCTCCGGAGCGAATCAGGCAATGTGAGCACGAGGAATGCATTCTGTATTTTGTCGATACGTCCAAGAGCGGCAAGAGGAGGTGGTGCAGCATGGAAACCTGCGGCAACCGTTATAAAGCGGCTGAATTCTATGCGAAAAAACGGAAGGGAAGCATGGAATCCGGGCCCGCGGACCCAAATTAA
- a CDS encoding acireductone dioxygenase, translating to MAAIVLRKTNERITAEEHVRQFLNEQEVLYEHWDTGKLPGELQEKFILSDEEKQRILEIFDTEIRALAQRHGYRNWDIVALSDATPNLDELLRKFQKVHIHTEDEVRAITAGKGIFTIKGAGDTGYFDVELMPGDVISVPVNIPHFFTLMENRRVVAVRLFIDAAGWIAHSYEDPDFQA from the coding sequence ATGGCGGCGATTGTTCTCCGCAAAACTAACGAAAGAATTACCGCTGAAGAGCATGTGAGACAATTTCTGAATGAGCAGGAAGTTCTCTATGAACACTGGGATACAGGCAAGCTGCCTGGGGAGCTTCAGGAAAAATTCATCCTGTCCGATGAGGAAAAACAGAGGATTCTTGAAATTTTCGATACAGAAATCAGAGCGCTTGCGCAAAGACATGGTTACCGCAATTGGGATATTGTCGCCCTTTCGGACGCTACTCCGAATCTGGATGAGCTCTTGAGGAAATTTCAGAAGGTCCATATTCATACCGAAGACGAGGTTCGTGCGATTACCGCCGGGAAAGGGATCTTCACGATTAAAGGGGCCGGAGATACCGGTTACTTCGATGTGGAATTAATGCCTGGAGATGTGATTTCCGTTCCGGTTAATATTCCCCACTTCTTCACCTTGATGGAGAACCGCAGGGTGGTAGCCGTTAGATTGTTTATCGATGCCGCAGGCTGGATCGCCCATTCTTATGAAGACCCGGATTTCCAGGCCTGA
- the metK gene encoding methionine adenosyltransferase produces the protein MPLKKGRHLFTSESVTEGHPDKICDQISDGILDAIFEKDPNARVACECCVGRGFVLVTGEITANYTIDYQKVVRDTIRDIGYTQSDIGFDADSCAVLVVMNQQSPDIAMGVNKALEIREGTMEEDEALGIGAGDQGLMFGFACNETEELMPLPIILSHKLASRLSLVRKNGTIPYLRPDGKVQVSVEYDGDTPVRIDTVVISTQHDPEASPQQINIDIQAHVISPVIPYELMDENTKYFINPTGRFVIGGPEGDAGLTGRKIIADTYGGYARHGGGAFSGKDPTKVDRSAAYAARYVAKNIVAAGLAEKCEVQLAYAIGVAHPVSIAVDTFGTGKIDDEIIIQLVRKHFDLRPAGIIQMLNMRRPIYRKTAAYGHFGRMDAEFTWERTDKADSLKKDAEPFKT, from the coding sequence ATGCCTTTAAAAAAAGGGCGGCATCTATTTACATCTGAGTCGGTGACCGAAGGCCATCCGGATAAAATATGCGACCAAATCTCCGATGGTATATTGGATGCGATTTTCGAGAAGGATCCAAACGCGCGTGTTGCTTGTGAATGCTGCGTCGGCCGGGGTTTTGTACTTGTTACCGGCGAGATTACCGCCAACTACACCATCGATTACCAGAAAGTCGTAAGGGATACAATCAGAGATATCGGATATACGCAGTCAGACATCGGCTTCGATGCCGATTCTTGCGCGGTGCTGGTTGTTATGAACCAACAATCCCCCGATATTGCAATGGGAGTAAATAAAGCATTAGAGATCCGCGAAGGTACGATGGAAGAGGACGAGGCCCTGGGGATCGGTGCGGGCGACCAAGGGTTAATGTTCGGTTTTGCATGTAATGAAACTGAGGAGTTAATGCCGCTGCCGATCATTCTATCCCATAAATTGGCTTCACGGCTGTCATTGGTGCGCAAAAATGGTACAATCCCTTATTTGCGTCCGGACGGAAAAGTGCAGGTCAGCGTAGAATATGATGGCGATACCCCCGTACGCATCGATACGGTCGTCATATCAACTCAGCATGATCCTGAGGCTTCCCCGCAGCAAATCAATATCGACATTCAGGCGCACGTCATATCTCCGGTAATTCCTTATGAATTAATGGATGAAAATACGAAATACTTTATTAACCCGACCGGCCGTTTTGTTATCGGCGGACCGGAGGGGGATGCGGGACTCACGGGCCGCAAAATTATAGCCGATACGTACGGCGGTTACGCTCGTCATGGCGGAGGCGCATTTTCGGGCAAGGATCCGACTAAGGTTGATCGTTCGGCCGCATATGCCGCCCGTTATGTAGCGAAAAACATTGTCGCCGCCGGTCTCGCCGAGAAATGCGAAGTGCAGCTGGCTTATGCCATTGGTGTCGCTCATCCTGTTAGCATAGCTGTCGATACATTCGGAACAGGAAAAATAGATGACGAGATAATCATCCAATTAGTCCGGAAGCACTTTGATCTCCGACCGGCAGGCATTATTCAAATGCTCAATATGCGGCGCCCGATATACCGGAAGACGGCTGCGTACGGGCATTTCGGCCGGATGGATGCCGAGTTTACCTGGGAGAGAACGGATAAAGCGGATTCACTCAAAAAAGATGCTGAACCGTTCAAAACCTGA
- the htpG gene encoding molecular chaperone HtpG, which yields MEKKQFQAESKRLLEMMINSIYTQREIFLRELISNASDAIDKMYYLALTDPNLVFDKDSYYIKVIADKNSRTLTIRDTGVGMTREELENNLGVIAKSGSLAFKKENDSKDGHDIIGQFGVGFYSAFMVADAVTVISKSLTGDSAYKWESTGTDGYTIEPYEKDTFGTEVILKIKDNTEEESFDEFLEDYRLKSIIKKYSDFIRYPIMMDVAGKRPKEGSDSELEDYQEEQRVNSMVPIWRKNKSELTAEDYENFYAEKHYGFDKPIKHIHISADGAVVYQAILYIPESIPFDYYSKEYEKGLELYSSGVLIMNKCPDLLPDYFSFVKGMVDSESLSLNISREMLQHDRQLKLIAKNITSKIKSQLQSLLKDEREKYEQFYKSFGRQLKYGIYSDYGTHKEVLQDLLMFYSSKEKKPVTLDEYVSRMPEDQKYIYYASGESNERIEKLPQTELVSEKGYEILYFTDDIDEFAIKMVMKYKDKEFKSVSSGDLGIEADDKQSDADSANNDNNELFEYMKSLLSGKVADVKASKRLKSHPVCLSADGEVTIEMEKILNAMPNNPNVKAEKILEININHTVFQSLKDAFEQDREKLNLYTALLYNQALLIEGLTIQDPVEFTNDICKIMV from the coding sequence ATGGAAAAAAAGCAGTTTCAAGCGGAATCAAAACGTCTGTTGGAAATGATGATCAACTCCATTTATACGCAGAGAGAAATTTTTCTCAGAGAGCTGATCTCCAACGCCAGTGACGCGATTGACAAAATGTACTATCTCGCATTAACCGACCCGAATCTCGTTTTTGATAAAGACAGCTACTATATCAAGGTGATTGCCGACAAGAATAGTAGAACGCTCACGATCCGCGACACCGGTGTCGGGATGACGAGGGAAGAGCTCGAGAACAATCTTGGCGTTATTGCGAAGAGCGGTTCTTTGGCATTCAAGAAAGAGAACGATTCGAAAGACGGCCATGATATTATCGGTCAATTCGGCGTTGGTTTCTATTCCGCTTTCATGGTAGCCGATGCCGTTACCGTCATCAGCAAATCTTTAACCGGCGACAGCGCATACAAGTGGGAATCCACAGGTACAGACGGGTACACAATTGAACCTTATGAGAAAGACACGTTTGGTACCGAGGTTATTTTGAAAATAAAAGACAATACCGAGGAAGAAAGCTTCGATGAGTTCCTGGAGGATTACCGTTTAAAGTCTATTATCAAAAAATACTCCGACTTCATCAGATATCCCATTATGATGGACGTTGCCGGGAAAAGACCGAAGGAAGGCAGCGACAGCGAACTCGAGGATTACCAGGAAGAACAGCGTGTCAACAGCATGGTTCCGATCTGGAGAAAGAACAAAAGCGAGCTTACAGCGGAAGACTACGAGAATTTCTATGCCGAGAAGCATTACGGCTTCGATAAGCCGATCAAGCATATTCATATCAGCGCCGATGGAGCCGTTGTCTATCAGGCAATCCTGTATATTCCGGAAAGTATTCCGTTCGATTACTATTCCAAGGAATATGAAAAAGGGCTCGAGCTTTATTCTAGCGGCGTGTTGATCATGAATAAATGTCCGGACCTGCTTCCCGACTATTTCAGCTTTGTTAAAGGGATGGTCGATTCGGAAAGCCTGTCGCTCAACATCTCAAGGGAGATGCTGCAGCATGACCGGCAGCTGAAGCTGATCGCCAAGAATATTACGAGCAAAATTAAAAGCCAGCTGCAAAGCCTGTTAAAGGATGAAAGAGAGAAGTATGAGCAGTTTTACAAATCCTTCGGCAGACAGCTGAAATACGGCATATACAGCGATTATGGGACACACAAGGAAGTTTTGCAGGATCTGCTTATGTTCTATTCGTCCAAAGAGAAGAAGCCGGTCACATTGGATGAATATGTATCGAGAATGCCGGAAGACCAGAAGTATATCTACTACGCATCCGGTGAATCGAATGAGAGAATCGAGAAGCTTCCGCAGACGGAGCTTGTTTCGGAGAAAGGATACGAGATTTTATACTTCACCGACGATATCGACGAGTTCGCCATAAAGATGGTCATGAAGTATAAAGACAAAGAATTCAAATCCGTCTCAAGCGGGGATCTTGGCATAGAAGCGGACGATAAACAGAGCGATGCCGATTCGGCCAACAACGACAACAATGAGCTGTTCGAGTATATGAAGAGTCTGTTGTCCGGAAAAGTGGCGGATGTAAAAGCCTCGAAGAGACTTAAGTCGCATCCCGTATGTTTATCTGCGGACGGCGAGGTTACGATCGAGATGGAAAAGATTTTAAACGCCATGCCGAATAATCCCAATGTTAAAGCCGAGAAAATCCTGGAAATCAATATCAATCACACGGTATTTCAATCGTTGAAGGATGCATTTGAGCAGGATCGGGAGAAGCTCAATCTGTATACCGCCCTGTTGTACAATCAGGCACTGTTAATTGAAGGATTGACCATACAGGATCCGGTTGAGTTCACAAACGATATTTGCAAAATCATGGTTTGA
- a CDS encoding oxalate decarboxylase family bicupin: MRNPNDDSGKSFIVPQPVRSDGTGGPDFGPRDILRDIENPDMLVPPVTDAGLLPNLKMSFSDTHMQLNHGGWSREITVRELPVATTLAGVNMSLTPGGIRELHWHQQAEWAYMILGRARITSVDQNGRNFIADVGPGDLWYFPPGIPHSIQGLAEGCEFLLVFDDGSFSDLNTLSISDWLAHTPKEVLSANFGVPVNAFDAIPQEQLYIFQDGIPGSIESQEIQSPYGSVPQSFSHRLLAQPPMKTPGGSVRIVDSTNFPISKTVAAALVEIEPGAMRELHWHPNNDEWQYYLTGQGRMTVFAGNGAARTFDYRAGDVGYVPFAYGHYIQNTGTKTLWFLEIFKSDRFVDVSLNQWMALTPRDLVRDNLNVGPELLNALRKEKWPVVKYPGFSYYPK, encoded by the coding sequence ATGAGAAATCCGAACGATGATAGCGGGAAGTCATTTATCGTGCCCCAGCCGGTCCGCAGCGACGGCACAGGCGGACCTGATTTCGGCCCCCGGGATATATTGAGGGATATCGAAAATCCGGATATGCTGGTTCCTCCCGTTACAGATGCGGGCTTGCTTCCCAATCTGAAAATGTCCTTCTCCGACACTCATATGCAATTGAATCATGGCGGATGGTCTCGGGAAATTACGGTCCGGGAACTGCCGGTGGCCACCACCTTGGCCGGAGTTAATATGAGCTTAACACCGGGCGGTATCCGTGAATTGCACTGGCACCAGCAAGCGGAGTGGGCTTACATGATATTAGGCCGCGCACGCATTACATCCGTCGACCAGAACGGAAGGAACTTTATAGCGGACGTTGGTCCGGGAGACCTTTGGTATTTCCCGCCAGGTATACCGCACTCCATTCAAGGACTTGCGGAAGGCTGCGAATTTCTGCTCGTATTCGATGACGGCAGCTTCTCAGACCTTAACACTTTATCTATATCCGATTGGCTGGCACATACACCCAAAGAAGTGCTGTCTGCCAATTTCGGCGTTCCGGTAAACGCCTTTGATGCGATTCCACAAGAGCAGCTTTATATTTTTCAAGACGGTATTCCCGGATCCATAGAGAGTCAGGAAATTCAGTCGCCTTATGGCAGCGTTCCTCAGAGCTTCTCCCATCGGCTTCTGGCTCAGCCGCCGATGAAAACGCCCGGCGGAAGCGTCCGTATCGTAGACTCCACCAATTTCCCCATATCAAAAACGGTTGCCGCCGCTTTGGTCGAAATCGAACCCGGCGCCATGAGAGAGCTTCACTGGCATCCGAACAATGACGAGTGGCAGTATTACCTTACAGGGCAAGGACGGATGACGGTCTTTGCGGGTAACGGGGCGGCAAGAACGTTCGACTACAGAGCGGGAGACGTCGGTTACGTCCCCTTCGCTTATGGTCACTATATTCAGAATACCGGAACTAAAACGTTGTGGTTTTTGGAAATATTCAAAAGCGACCGGTTTGTCGATGTTTCATTGAATCAGTGGATGGCGCTTACCCCCCGGGATCTTGTCCGGGACAACCTGAACGTCGGACCCGAACTGCTTAATGCTTTGCGCAAGGAGAAGTGGCCTGTCGTCAAATACCCCGGCTTCTCCTATTATCCCAAATAA
- a CDS encoding spermidine synthase — MQKKIAGRKKLSLNINRGDMWDEVTLKHLLQRKPKILYQGKSKYQKIIVLEAKDVRMYLDRQLQFSSLDERMYHEALVHPALSMASGRRNVLILGGGDGMAVREVLKYKDVKSVDLVELDPKVIALAKRKPISVLNNRSLFSKRVKVHLQDATIFLPSNAKRYNVVIVDFPDPSDKQISKLYTKEFLQVLTKSLAPGGIIVCQSHSTEDTPRVYWSIYHTFRSVGMNTKSYYTYVPSFGDWGFHVASYKELNPGRIKVSVPTQTLPKKITSLFNLPKQLLAKKKNAMPNSTKNLRLFRYYRLDKAKHKVPNID, encoded by the coding sequence ATGCAAAAGAAGATCGCAGGTAGAAAAAAACTGAGTCTTAACATAAACCGCGGCGATATGTGGGATGAAGTAACACTGAAGCACCTTTTGCAAAGAAAACCGAAAATCTTATATCAAGGTAAGAGCAAATACCAAAAAATTATCGTTCTCGAAGCCAAGGATGTAAGAATGTATCTTGACAGACAGCTGCAATTCAGTTCATTGGACGAACGCATGTATCACGAGGCACTTGTTCATCCGGCACTGTCCATGGCGTCCGGACGCCGTAATGTTCTGATATTGGGCGGCGGTGACGGTATGGCAGTGCGTGAAGTGCTCAAATACAAGGATGTTAAATCGGTGGATCTGGTCGAGCTGGATCCCAAAGTTATCGCATTAGCAAAGAGAAAGCCGATATCCGTATTAAATAATCGTTCGTTATTCAGCAAACGGGTAAAAGTCCATTTGCAGGACGCCACTATTTTTCTTCCATCCAATGCTAAACGCTATAACGTTGTAATCGTTGATTTCCCGGATCCGTCGGATAAGCAGATAAGCAAGCTTTATACGAAAGAATTTCTGCAGGTATTAACGAAATCGCTTGCTCCAGGCGGAATAATCGTATGTCAATCGCATTCGACCGAAGATACGCCGCGTGTATATTGGAGCATTTATCATACTTTCAGAAGCGTGGGAATGAATACGAAAAGCTATTATACCTATGTCCCTTCATTCGGAGATTGGGGATTCCACGTTGCTTCCTACAAAGAGCTGAATCCGGGACGTATAAAAGTATCAGTACCCACTCAGACGCTGCCAAAGAAAATTACCTCGCTCTTCAACTTGCCTAAGCAGCTTCTTGCGAAGAAAAAGAATGCTATGCCAAACAGTACCAAAAATCTGAGGTTATTCCGATACTACCGGTTGGATAAAGCCAAACATAAGGTCCCTAATATCGATTAA
- the speD gene encoding adenosylmethionine decarboxylase, producing the protein MEYSTYGRHVVMDVWGVSFDMLNDVHYLQKIMVEAAEKSHATVLSVSFKEFEPCGCTILVLLSESHLSIHTYPEKEFAAIDGYTCGKDKDPRLAIDFLIDLLQPKELFIKTLIRGRKEIDIID; encoded by the coding sequence GTGGAATACTCCACATATGGAAGGCATGTTGTGATGGATGTTTGGGGAGTAAGCTTTGACATGCTGAATGACGTTCATTACCTGCAGAAAATAATGGTTGAGGCAGCCGAGAAAAGCCACGCAACCGTTTTGTCTGTAAGCTTCAAAGAGTTCGAACCCTGCGGCTGCACAATTCTTGTTCTTCTATCTGAGAGTCACCTTTCCATCCACACCTATCCTGAAAAGGAGTTTGCGGCAATAGACGGGTATACATGCGGAAAAGATAAAGACCCCCGGCTCGCTATCGATTTCTTAATCGATCTGCTGCAACCGAAGGAGTTATTTATAAAAACATTAATACGCGGGAGAAAAGAAATCGATATCATAGATTAA
- a CDS encoding MmcQ/YjbR family DNA-binding protein yields MVNTDVIRSLALALPKTEEREHWGKPSFRVQSKIFAVVQPDGVSLLIKTTKEEQIAYTTMAPDIFRLPDGFANMNFVVLRMDRIDPAELHDLLIMAWKLAAPKQLVKAFNELGKKADS; encoded by the coding sequence ATGGTAAATACCGATGTGATTCGCAGCCTCGCGCTTGCCCTGCCGAAAACGGAAGAGCGAGAGCATTGGGGCAAACCGTCATTTCGGGTGCAAAGTAAGATTTTTGCAGTCGTTCAACCGGATGGCGTCTCCTTATTGATCAAAACGACAAAAGAGGAGCAAATCGCTTATACGACAATGGCGCCGGATATCTTTCGGTTGCCAGACGGGTTCGCTAATATGAACTTTGTGGTCCTTCGTATGGATCGCATTGATCCGGCCGAATTGCATGATTTGTTAATCATGGCATGGAAACTTGCAGCTCCTAAACAATTGGTGAAAGCATTCAATGAATTAGGCAAGAAAGCCGATAGCTAG
- a CDS encoding MBL fold metallo-hydrolase, translated as MNIQKLPWAGIRIEAGKTAVVIDPLFNFPSIFGQPHGSLYPLDEFGPADAVLVTHQHYDHFDPDAIAAYYGEQIPVYIPSKALELVQTDKLKSLTGVRAGDSFEVGELTVTATYSVDGVGDSQVAWIVEDGEKKLIHCGDTLWHGYWWKIAGAYGPFDAACLPVNGALLERPGMEPPSGQPICLTPEQAVSAAVILSAATLIPIHYGLVHHPPIYTQTPDLLERLRAAAENTVKLSILETKEMISL; from the coding sequence ATGAACATTCAGAAATTGCCTTGGGCAGGAATTCGGATTGAAGCCGGGAAAACTGCAGTAGTCATCGATCCTTTGTTTAACTTCCCCTCCATATTCGGTCAGCCCCACGGTTCGCTCTATCCGCTCGATGAATTCGGCCCTGCCGATGCCGTCCTCGTGACACACCAGCACTATGACCACTTTGACCCTGATGCCATCGCGGCTTATTATGGAGAGCAAATTCCTGTTTATATCCCGTCGAAAGCGCTTGAACTCGTCCAAACCGATAAGCTGAAATCGCTCACGGGGGTAAGGGCTGGCGATTCTTTCGAAGTAGGCGAGCTAACCGTGACTGCGACTTATTCCGTCGATGGAGTGGGGGATTCACAAGTGGCCTGGATTGTAGAGGACGGGGAGAAGAAACTCATTCATTGCGGAGATACATTGTGGCACGGCTACTGGTGGAAAATAGCCGGGGCATACGGTCCTTTCGATGCAGCTTGCCTGCCTGTAAACGGTGCGCTGCTCGAGCGCCCCGGCATGGAGCCGCCGAGCGGACAACCGATTTGCCTGACACCCGAACAGGCGGTGTCCGCTGCGGTGATATTGAGTGCTGCAACACTTATTCCCATCCATTACGGGTTGGTTCATCACCCGCCGATCTACACGCAGACACCGGACCTTCTCGAGCGTTTAAGGGCGGCTGCAGAAAATACGGTTAAATTATCAATTCTGGAGACCAAGGAAATGATAAGTCTCTAG